The following coding sequences lie in one Jonesia denitrificans DSM 20603 genomic window:
- a CDS encoding LysM peptidoglycan-binding domain-containing protein, which translates to MSQSVMNAQLIEFPRERVYPGASQQSQASQGVPVPARTPREAYGFLGLGGMRLTRRGRVLVWSLSLTFAVGVGVLLGQTAMADTPHDPQAVTEYVVSGGETLWSIAVAHAPTKDPRDTIDAIKDLNQRLSGALDVGEVLYLPTSS; encoded by the coding sequence GTGAGTCAGTCAGTGATGAACGCCCAACTCATCGAGTTCCCCCGTGAACGCGTATACCCTGGCGCTTCGCAGCAATCTCAAGCATCACAAGGTGTGCCTGTGCCAGCACGTACACCTCGCGAAGCGTATGGATTTTTGGGGTTAGGGGGGATGCGACTCACTCGACGGGGGCGGGTGCTGGTGTGGTCCCTCTCGTTGACGTTCGCTGTGGGTGTAGGAGTTTTGTTGGGTCAAACTGCTATGGCTGACACACCGCACGATCCCCAAGCCGTCACTGAGTACGTGGTGAGTGGGGGAGAGACTCTATGGTCTATCGCGGTCGCCCATGCGCCCACAAAGGACCCTCGAGACACCATCGACGCCATCAAGGATCTGAATCAACGACTCTCAGGGGCGTTAGATGTCGGAGAGGTGTTGTATTTACCTACGTCTTCGTGA
- the nrdR gene encoding transcriptional regulator NrdR, with amino-acid sequence MHCPFCRHPDSRVVDSRTSDDGATIRRRRQCPQCQKRFTTIETASLSVTKRSGVTEPFSRQKVINGVRKACQGRPVNDDDLAKLAQTVEETIRAQGSAEVGANDVGLAILGPLRELDQVAYLRFASVYQNFDSLDDFAQAVEDLRHSHKDDER; translated from the coding sequence GTGCACTGTCCTTTTTGTCGACACCCAGATTCACGCGTTGTCGATTCGCGTACCTCTGATGACGGTGCCACTATCCGCCGTCGTCGCCAGTGCCCCCAATGTCAGAAACGATTTACCACCATCGAAACCGCGAGCCTGTCAGTAACAAAAAGGTCAGGGGTTACGGAGCCGTTTTCACGCCAAAAGGTCATCAATGGTGTGAGAAAGGCCTGTCAAGGGCGGCCGGTCAATGACGATGACCTCGCCAAGCTTGCACAAACCGTAGAAGAAACAATCCGGGCTCAGGGGAGTGCCGAGGTTGGTGCCAACGACGTTGGATTGGCAATTTTGGGGCCGCTGCGCGAGCTTGACCAGGTGGCATACTTGCGTTTTGCCAGTGTGTACCAGAATTTTGATTCGCTCGACGATTTCGCTCAAGCTGTCGAAGATCTACGCCATAGTCACAAAGACGACGAACGCTGA
- a CDS encoding aldo/keto reductase, producing MTTEPVLSQQPIRSVPHSGLRFPAISLGLWQNFGASAASEDATALITTALDLGVFHLDLANNYGPPPGAAESFVGTLLRGSLRAHRDEMLLATKAGYRMWPGPYGEGGSRKYLLSSLDASLSRLGTDVVDIFYSHRYDPTTPLEETIGALATALAQGKAHYVGISSYSPQRTREALAIARDYGIPLSVHQSSYSLVNRWIEEPDAQGDSVLSLSNDHDFGVVAFSPLAQGLLTDKYLNHVPSDSRAALSSSFRPEYLSEENLRRVRELDSIAQELGLSLAQMAVAWILRDPRVSSVLVGARTPAQFRELLHATEAPVLTPDVLIRIDQWATDAGINLWAQRSSSL from the coding sequence ATGACCACAGAGCCGGTACTTTCACAGCAGCCCATCCGTTCGGTCCCACATTCTGGTCTGCGCTTCCCCGCAATCAGTTTGGGCCTGTGGCAAAACTTTGGTGCTTCTGCAGCGAGCGAGGACGCAACGGCTCTCATCACAACCGCCTTGGACCTCGGGGTCTTTCACTTAGACCTTGCCAATAATTACGGCCCCCCACCGGGTGCCGCAGAATCTTTTGTGGGAACGCTGCTCCGCGGCTCGCTACGCGCCCATCGAGATGAAATGCTCCTTGCAACGAAAGCCGGATACCGGATGTGGCCTGGGCCTTACGGTGAGGGTGGCTCACGCAAGTATCTCCTTTCGTCTCTGGACGCGAGTTTGTCACGGCTAGGCACTGACGTGGTCGATATTTTTTACTCCCATCGTTATGACCCCACCACACCGCTTGAAGAAACTATCGGGGCGCTTGCGACAGCGCTTGCACAAGGAAAAGCACACTACGTTGGCATTTCGTCGTACTCGCCGCAACGTACCCGTGAAGCTCTCGCGATCGCTCGTGACTACGGGATCCCTTTATCTGTCCATCAGTCGTCCTATTCGCTGGTGAACAGATGGATTGAAGAACCTGACGCCCAGGGTGATAGTGTCCTGTCTTTGTCGAATGACCATGACTTTGGCGTTGTCGCTTTTTCTCCACTTGCGCAAGGTCTACTGACTGACAAGTACCTCAATCACGTACCGAGTGACTCACGCGCAGCGCTATCGTCGTCGTTTCGTCCGGAATATCTCAGCGAAGAGAATCTACGTCGAGTGCGAGAACTAGATTCCATTGCCCAAGAACTGGGTCTCTCACTTGCACAGATGGCGGTGGCGTGGATTCTCCGTGATCCGAGGGTGAGCTCAGTACTCGTGGGCGCTAGAACACCGGCACAGTTCCGTGAACTCCTTCACGCGACTGAGGCACCCGTATTGACTCCCGATGTGCTGATTCGTATTGATCAGTGGGCAACCGATGCTGGAATCAATTTGTGGGCTCAGCGTTCGTCGTCTTTGTGA
- the serA gene encoding phosphoglycerate dehydrogenase, with protein sequence MLKALLLENVHPTAVEILSSHGYEVITRSGALDEAELIEALQGVHLLGIRSKTQVTRQVIDHAPDLIAIGAFCIGTNQIDLGAAAERGVGVFNAPFSNTRSVVEMAISEMISLTRRLPERNKAMHDGVWDKTADGSHEIRGKTLGIIGYGNIGTQLSVLAENLGMSVIFYDTAEKLALGNARRATTLEELLGAADVVTIHVDGRPGNAGLFGAEQFAAMKRGAIFLNLSRGFVMDNEALRDAIMSGHVAGAAVDVFPTEPKKRGDAFDSELRGLANVILTPHIGGSTLEAQESIGEFVANKLRDYVRTGSTTLSVNLPNLALETTGSITRIAFLHRNTPGVLAAVNNALATHNVNIDGQLLATRGEFGYVVTDAGSSVDPEVLNALKDIDQYIRIRVMPPSHLR encoded by the coding sequence GTGTTGAAAGCGCTGCTTCTGGAAAACGTCCATCCCACCGCCGTAGAAATCCTCTCCTCTCATGGATACGAGGTCATTACACGATCTGGGGCACTCGATGAGGCGGAACTCATCGAAGCTCTCCAAGGCGTCCATCTACTCGGCATCCGATCAAAGACGCAGGTAACGCGTCAGGTCATTGATCACGCCCCTGACCTCATCGCGATCGGCGCATTTTGTATCGGCACCAACCAGATCGACTTAGGCGCAGCAGCGGAACGTGGAGTCGGTGTTTTCAATGCTCCGTTCTCAAATACTCGTTCAGTTGTCGAGATGGCGATCTCTGAAATGATCTCGCTGACACGCCGGCTACCAGAACGTAATAAGGCCATGCACGACGGTGTGTGGGACAAAACCGCCGATGGATCTCACGAGATCCGCGGGAAGACCCTGGGCATCATTGGGTACGGAAACATTGGTACTCAGTTATCAGTCCTTGCTGAGAACCTTGGAATGTCGGTCATTTTCTATGACACGGCTGAAAAACTCGCCCTGGGGAACGCACGACGGGCTACCACCTTGGAAGAGTTGTTGGGCGCCGCAGACGTGGTGACAATCCACGTCGATGGCAGGCCTGGTAACGCTGGCCTTTTCGGTGCAGAACAGTTCGCTGCCATGAAACGAGGCGCTATTTTCCTCAACCTCTCGCGGGGTTTTGTCATGGACAACGAGGCACTCCGTGACGCCATCATGTCAGGTCATGTCGCAGGAGCGGCAGTCGATGTGTTCCCCACCGAACCGAAAAAACGTGGGGACGCGTTTGACTCTGAACTGCGTGGGTTGGCGAACGTGATCCTCACTCCTCACATTGGTGGTTCCACCCTTGAGGCTCAGGAATCTATTGGTGAGTTCGTCGCCAACAAGCTACGTGACTATGTCCGCACCGGTTCGACGACTCTGTCTGTGAATCTTCCGAACCTGGCACTTGAAACGACTGGCTCGATCACCCGCATCGCATTCCTCCACCGCAACACCCCTGGGGTGCTTGCTGCCGTCAACAATGCGCTCGCAACGCACAACGTCAACATCGACGGCCAGTTGTTGGCGACACGCGGTGAGTTTGGGTATGTCGTCACTGACGCTGGTTCCTCAGTTGACCCTGAAGTTCTGAACGCATTGAAAGATATTGACCAGTACATTCGCATCCGTGTGATGCCCCCATCTCACTTGCGGTGA
- a CDS encoding HelD family protein — protein MAEHRDTLAQEQRIVDALYARLDELRDATAARLAAVRKQGPTGSPQNRSERDSFATHYEDRLALLHAVEERLVFGHLSLTDDSTRHIGRVGLTDAQHQSILTDWRAPAAEPFYRATLAHPQGVIRRRHLTTSGRQVTAVEDELLTLSDSDEELPPLQGEGALLSAMARGRTGKMGDIVATIQREQDEIIRAPLHGAHVVQGGPGTGKTAVALHRAAYLLYAHRRVLERSGVLLIGPSSAFLRYIDQVLPSLGETGVVSTTLASLMPGVVAEAEDSPEAAALKGDVRFARYVRAAVKARQQVPSQNTTLRIDGHLLVVTPRDVKESMTRARRANKPHNEGWDIFARDMLNKLAAQYAQDMPYHVAAEDRADIIAELRSHREVRRLINLAWFPISAPQLVDALLSRPHRLLQAAPDLTDAERSALLRPPGSAWTTSDIPLLDEAEELLGPLPGRNHQAPSPSVDHEYAQAVINETGVAGLVSAHDLEARFRAHGPVMSLAERAGSDRQWTYGHVIVDEAQELSPMDWRMLIRRCPTRSFTIVGDTAQTSRAGGARTWEGMFTPVFREHWTQHTLTINYRTPAAIADTAMRYAHHAGLTTSPLTSARDVAGALDVIRVPDDGWDNTLVTAVNEAISRFISADRGQVAVITSSRQLSRITSLVDTCVARHGDVRRGSVDTLTPRAVKGLEFDAVILVDPQEIEDEVGASDLFVALTRPTQHLCVLTPSRAPWFSAQ, from the coding sequence GTGGCCGAACACCGCGACACCCTCGCACAGGAACAGCGTATCGTCGATGCGCTTTACGCACGGTTGGATGAGTTGCGTGACGCGACTGCTGCTCGGCTCGCTGCCGTTCGTAAACAGGGACCAACTGGCTCGCCGCAAAACCGTTCTGAACGGGATTCATTTGCAACCCATTATGAGGATCGGCTCGCGTTGCTCCACGCGGTGGAAGAGCGTCTTGTCTTTGGTCACTTGTCACTGACTGATGATTCAACCCGCCATATTGGGCGGGTGGGGTTAACTGATGCGCAGCATCAGTCTATTTTGACGGACTGGCGCGCTCCGGCTGCGGAACCGTTTTACCGTGCGACATTAGCGCATCCACAGGGGGTAATCCGGCGCAGGCACTTAACCACCTCGGGGCGTCAGGTCACTGCTGTCGAAGATGAGTTACTCACGTTGAGTGACTCAGATGAGGAACTTCCACCCCTGCAGGGGGAGGGGGCACTGCTTTCTGCAATGGCCCGGGGCCGGACCGGAAAGATGGGCGACATTGTCGCAACAATTCAGCGCGAACAAGACGAGATAATCCGCGCTCCTCTCCACGGGGCCCACGTTGTTCAAGGCGGGCCAGGAACCGGAAAAACTGCTGTTGCTTTACACCGTGCAGCATATTTGTTGTACGCACACCGCCGAGTATTGGAACGCTCCGGGGTTCTTTTGATTGGGCCTTCGTCAGCGTTTCTTCGCTATATCGACCAAGTTCTTCCCTCACTTGGCGAGACAGGTGTAGTGTCCACAACACTAGCCTCATTGATGCCCGGTGTTGTTGCGGAAGCAGAAGACTCCCCTGAGGCCGCAGCCTTAAAGGGTGACGTGCGCTTTGCGCGCTATGTGCGTGCCGCTGTCAAAGCCCGCCAACAGGTGCCGTCGCAAAACACAACACTGCGCATCGACGGTCATCTGCTTGTGGTCACCCCCCGTGACGTTAAAGAATCGATGACCCGTGCACGACGGGCCAACAAACCGCACAACGAAGGATGGGACATCTTCGCTCGTGACATGCTCAATAAGTTGGCCGCGCAGTACGCCCAAGACATGCCATACCACGTTGCAGCAGAAGACCGCGCAGACATCATTGCTGAGTTGCGCTCACATCGCGAGGTACGCCGCCTGATCAACCTTGCGTGGTTCCCCATCAGCGCCCCGCAACTCGTTGATGCGCTCCTGTCGCGCCCACATCGCCTCCTCCAGGCAGCTCCAGACCTAACCGACGCTGAACGATCAGCTCTTCTTCGACCTCCTGGCTCCGCATGGACAACCTCGGACATCCCATTACTGGATGAAGCTGAGGAACTCCTCGGCCCGTTGCCAGGGCGCAACCACCAAGCGCCCTCCCCCAGTGTCGACCACGAATACGCCCAAGCGGTGATCAACGAAACTGGTGTTGCGGGTTTAGTAAGCGCCCACGATTTGGAAGCACGATTTCGAGCCCACGGTCCGGTCATGTCCTTGGCTGAACGAGCTGGCAGTGACCGGCAATGGACATATGGTCACGTCATCGTGGACGAAGCACAAGAATTGTCTCCGATGGACTGGCGAATGCTGATACGCCGCTGCCCAACACGGTCCTTCACCATCGTGGGTGATACAGCCCAAACTTCGCGAGCTGGTGGTGCACGGACCTGGGAGGGTATGTTCACACCCGTGTTTCGCGAGCACTGGACCCAGCATACGTTGACTATTAACTACCGTACTCCAGCTGCGATCGCTGACACGGCAATGCGTTATGCGCATCATGCAGGACTGACCACGTCTCCTCTCACCTCGGCTCGTGATGTCGCAGGAGCACTCGATGTGATTCGGGTTCCTGATGATGGCTGGGACAACACTCTTGTGACCGCTGTCAACGAGGCGATCAGCCGGTTTATCTCGGCCGACCGAGGGCAAGTCGCCGTCATCACAAGTTCACGACAGTTGTCTCGCATCACGTCACTGGTCGACACGTGCGTTGCTCGTCACGGTGATGTTCGGCGTGGATCCGTGGACACCCTGACACCACGCGCGGTGAAAGGTCTAGAATTCGATGCAGTCATTCTTGTTGACCCTCAGGAGATCGAGGATGAAGTTGGGGCTTCGGATCTGTTCGTTGCTTTAACGAGACCAACCCAGCACCTTTGTGTCCTGACACCATCTCGTGCACCGTGGTTCTCCGCCCAGTGA
- a CDS encoding PAC2 family protein: MSSDLYDFHKDTYDELRTRTETSAVGPVLVLALRPLVDAGHVTEIIAEHLTAHGNPRPFATFDHDQLIDYHARRPTMVFDVHHWTEYRQPHISLDLLHDAEGTDYLLLHGLEPDRRWDGFTQAVLDLIEDFNVSLVVSAYGLPMGIPHTREHGAILHATRETLLTAQPKWVGKVEVPATVSNRIEFELGLRHRDAVGIAAHVPHYLIQSQYYPSALTAVTRVEDVTGLDLASADIAQAAVEARIEVDRQVAQSPDIHEVVTGLENQYDAFMAAKDRESLLADDPLLPSADELGAEFEAFLQREWRKGQSH; encoded by the coding sequence ATGAGTTCGGATCTTTATGACTTCCACAAAGACACCTATGACGAACTACGGACCCGGACCGAGACGTCAGCGGTAGGACCTGTGCTTGTGCTTGCACTACGTCCACTTGTCGACGCCGGCCATGTCACAGAGATCATCGCCGAACACCTCACCGCTCATGGAAACCCGCGTCCCTTTGCCACCTTCGACCACGACCAATTGATTGACTACCACGCCAGGCGTCCCACCATGGTATTCGACGTCCACCATTGGACTGAATACCGGCAACCCCATATTTCCCTTGACCTGCTCCACGACGCCGAAGGCACCGACTACCTTCTCCTTCATGGCTTGGAACCTGACCGGCGCTGGGACGGCTTTACCCAGGCGGTCCTTGACCTCATTGAGGACTTCAACGTGTCGTTAGTCGTGAGCGCGTATGGACTTCCCATGGGCATACCCCACACGAGAGAACACGGAGCGATTCTCCACGCCACTCGGGAAACCTTATTGACAGCCCAACCCAAATGGGTCGGGAAAGTGGAAGTACCCGCGACAGTGAGTAACCGCATCGAGTTTGAACTAGGCCTTCGTCACCGTGACGCAGTAGGAATCGCGGCCCACGTCCCGCATTACCTCATCCAGTCGCAGTACTACCCTTCAGCGCTCACTGCCGTCACTCGAGTCGAAGACGTGACAGGGCTGGACCTCGCATCAGCGGACATCGCGCAAGCAGCTGTGGAAGCACGAATCGAAGTGGACCGGCAAGTAGCACAATCGCCCGACATCCACGAGGTAGTCACCGGACTGGAGAACCAGTACGACGCCTTCATGGCAGCAAAAGACCGTGAATCGTTACTTGCAGATGATCCGCTTCTTCCCAGCGCCGATGAACTTGGTGCGGAGTTTGAGGCGTTCCTCCAGCGTGAATGGCGCAAAGGTCAATCCCACTGA
- a CDS encoding spermidine synthase: protein MASRRSRPSRRPQVALPTDPIRTAYQTVRVAADRDHDRRLTLFLDDTPSSFIDLDDPLHVGFEYLDIMHRVIVDLAPTSRKIAHLGVAGASLARACAASIPAVEQIGIDIDGELLELVRRWFDLPRSPALKLRPGDALEQVVSLRSGSIDVLTRDIFTAGVIPEHVVSSTMAGEVMRVLRPGGLYLVNSADRQPLTLVKRELATLAHSIAQTHQLNASEVSSSWDPWDYLALIAEPSIVKKKRYGNVVLCAVRPDAENPMSPFETSETLYRSLRSMAVPASILHGEQIQHFVADAQPFGPS, encoded by the coding sequence ATGGCCTCTCGTCGTTCTCGTCCGTCTCGCCGTCCTCAGGTGGCGCTGCCCACCGATCCGATCCGCACTGCATATCAGACCGTTCGCGTAGCAGCAGATCGAGACCATGACCGGCGCCTGACGCTTTTCCTTGATGACACACCTAGTTCATTTATTGACCTAGACGATCCGCTCCATGTGGGGTTTGAGTATCTCGATATCATGCATCGGGTCATTGTTGACCTTGCGCCAACTTCACGGAAGATTGCACATCTCGGTGTCGCGGGTGCGAGTCTTGCGCGCGCATGCGCTGCTTCTATTCCAGCTGTTGAGCAAATCGGGATTGACATTGATGGTGAGTTGTTGGAGTTAGTGCGCAGATGGTTCGATCTGCCCCGTTCTCCTGCGCTGAAGTTAAGGCCGGGTGATGCGCTGGAGCAGGTGGTGTCGTTGCGTTCCGGGAGTATCGATGTACTGACGCGCGATATTTTCACGGCCGGGGTGATTCCCGAGCATGTGGTGTCCTCGACGATGGCTGGCGAGGTGATGAGAGTTCTTCGACCTGGCGGCTTGTATCTCGTCAATAGTGCCGACCGACAACCATTAACGCTGGTCAAACGCGAGTTGGCGACATTGGCGCACAGTATTGCCCAGACACACCAGCTCAACGCATCTGAGGTCAGTTCCTCGTGGGATCCCTGGGATTATCTCGCGCTCATTGCCGAACCCTCAATAGTGAAAAAGAAGCGTTACGGCAATGTTGTTCTGTGTGCAGTTCGACCAGACGCCGAGAACCCCATGAGCCCTTTTGAGACCAGCGAGACGCTGTACCGGTCGTTGAGGTCCATGGCAGTCCCGGCGAGTATCTTGCACGGGGAACAGATTCAGCACTTTGTTGCTGATGCACAACCTTTTGGGCCTAGTTGA
- a CDS encoding SAV_6107 family HEPN domain-containing protein, whose protein sequence is MDDGNRLLHAARRHRDPEDAFRFIHYAALRYAGAVTVHQASRRPQRPVWDALVQDNPQCGRWVTVWEASAQVRSRLDRGDRGVITAADINQWHETCLAFREEMWTILVHQYPELTHRAHENRSRARAGTGVI, encoded by the coding sequence ATGGACGATGGCAACAGGTTGCTTCACGCTGCGCGACGCCATCGTGATCCCGAGGATGCCTTTCGGTTCATTCACTACGCTGCGCTGCGGTATGCAGGCGCAGTGACGGTACACCAGGCTTCTCGTCGTCCTCAGCGTCCTGTGTGGGATGCGCTCGTTCAGGACAATCCTCAGTGTGGTCGCTGGGTGACGGTATGGGAAGCGAGTGCGCAGGTGAGGTCGAGGCTGGATCGCGGAGATAGAGGTGTCATCACAGCCGCAGATATCAACCAGTGGCACGAGACATGCCTCGCGTTCCGCGAAGAGATGTGGACCATCCTGGTCCATCAGTACCCAGAACTTACCCATCGTGCGCACGAAAACCGCAGTCGCGCGAGGGCGGGCACGGGAGTGATCTGA
- the dinB gene encoding DNA polymerase IV produces the protein MSNAVRVTQARRDWGSDDTGLNVMHVDMDAFYASVEIAQRPELRGQPVIVAGGERSVVLAASYEARELGVRSAMPTQRARLLAPHAVWVAPRHHEYARISRSVMDYLDTITPWVEQVSIDEAYLDVSGIRGPQGTLSARAQELRAQVKAHHGVTCSVGVAANKFLAKLCSTQAKPDGLLVLPRGQEQEFLNLLPIGALMGIGDKSERRLKQHGLHTIRDVAALEPSYVVALLGATLGNRLIHLARGIDDRPVTPTRVEKSVGAEHTFAQDEGSREVLRATVRSLADTVTSRLRSRGLLARTISVKIRDVNFHTITRHVTLHSPSQSLHVVFSQAWTLVDRQLLPGQRARLLGVRAEQLVPEEGQPLTLTLEESLTDHHDTTRKTEETIDAIRAKFGSRAISLGVQSGLQLPKS, from the coding sequence GTGAGTAATGCTGTACGAGTGACCCAAGCGCGCCGGGACTGGGGCAGCGATGATACCGGGCTGAACGTCATGCATGTGGACATGGATGCTTTCTATGCGTCGGTTGAGATTGCGCAACGGCCAGAGCTGCGGGGGCAACCAGTCATCGTGGCTGGAGGCGAACGCTCGGTCGTCTTAGCCGCCTCTTACGAAGCTCGAGAGCTAGGCGTGCGATCTGCAATGCCCACCCAACGTGCCCGGCTGCTTGCGCCGCACGCTGTCTGGGTGGCGCCTAGACATCACGAATATGCGCGGATATCTCGTTCGGTGATGGACTACCTCGACACCATCACTCCATGGGTAGAACAAGTTTCGATTGACGAGGCGTACCTTGACGTATCTGGAATACGTGGACCACAAGGAACCCTCTCTGCCCGTGCGCAAGAATTGAGAGCTCAGGTTAAAGCCCACCACGGGGTCACCTGCTCGGTTGGTGTCGCCGCCAATAAGTTTCTGGCTAAGCTCTGTTCCACACAAGCAAAACCGGATGGACTACTTGTCCTGCCTCGTGGACAGGAACAAGAATTCCTCAACCTATTGCCCATCGGGGCGCTGATGGGTATCGGTGACAAGAGCGAGCGTCGATTGAAACAACACGGACTCCATACCATCCGGGACGTCGCTGCGCTGGAGCCAAGCTATGTCGTCGCGCTCCTCGGTGCGACGCTGGGAAACCGCCTTATCCATCTTGCCCGAGGGATTGACGACAGGCCTGTTACCCCAACGCGCGTGGAAAAGAGCGTCGGTGCAGAACACACATTTGCTCAGGACGAAGGAAGCAGAGAAGTATTGCGTGCCACCGTTCGCTCTTTGGCGGACACCGTGACATCGCGGCTGCGAAGTCGGGGCCTGCTTGCCCGCACCATATCGGTCAAGATCCGCGATGTGAACTTCCACACGATCACCCGGCACGTGACTCTTCATTCACCTAGCCAGTCACTTCACGTGGTCTTTAGTCAGGCGTGGACTTTGGTCGACCGTCAACTTTTGCCGGGTCAACGCGCACGTTTGCTAGGCGTAAGAGCGGAACAGCTTGTCCCAGAAGAAGGCCAGCCATTGACGTTGACGCTCGAGGAATCTCTCACGGACCACCATGACACGACAAGAAAAACTGAGGAGACAATCGACGCGATTCGGGCGAAATTTGGGTCACGGGCTATCTCACTTGGAGTACAATCAGGTCTTCAACTACCCAAGAGTTGA
- a CDS encoding DUF3040 domain-containing protein produces the protein MASTILEPGHRRRRESGVAMPLSEHEQRILEQLEKELRSEDPRLASTMSGRQGTTTARFITAVIAVAAGLGLLIVAVTTALTWIGVIGFVVMFLGVTYALSRPKKEPTLRVVDGQGVRHSSAKKRSTARGGQKTFMQRMEERWDRRQRGE, from the coding sequence ATGGCCTCCACTATCCTGGAACCAGGGCATCGACGGAGACGAGAATCGGGGGTTGCCATGCCTCTGTCAGAACACGAGCAACGCATACTTGAACAGCTCGAAAAAGAATTGCGGTCCGAGGACCCGCGGCTCGCCTCGACGATGAGTGGACGCCAAGGAACAACGACCGCACGGTTTATCACTGCAGTTATTGCAGTCGCGGCAGGCCTTGGTCTGCTCATCGTTGCGGTGACAACTGCGCTGACGTGGATCGGTGTGATCGGTTTTGTGGTGATGTTCCTCGGTGTGACGTATGCACTGTCGCGGCCAAAAAAAGAGCCTACGCTTCGTGTTGTCGATGGCCAGGGAGTTCGTCACTCATCGGCGAAAAAACGGTCGACTGCACGCGGAGGGCAGAAAACCTTCATGCAGCGGATGGAAGAGAGATGGGACCGCAGGCAACGGGGAGAATGA
- the mraZ gene encoding division/cell wall cluster transcriptional repressor MraZ, which translates to MFLGTYTPKLDDKGRLILPSKFRGQFSSGLVMTRGQERCLFLLPMEEFRRMYEHLRQAPVTSRQARDYMRVFLSGASDEMPDKQGRVSIPTPLRTYAGLDREVAVIGAGSRVEIWDARTWEDYLEEKEEGYSQTAEQIFPDLQF; encoded by the coding sequence CTGTTTTTGGGGACTTACACCCCAAAACTCGACGACAAAGGCCGATTGATCCTTCCATCGAAGTTTCGTGGTCAGTTTTCTTCTGGCTTGGTCATGACGCGAGGACAAGAGCGCTGCCTCTTCCTTCTCCCCATGGAAGAGTTTCGGCGCATGTATGAACACCTACGTCAAGCACCAGTGACCTCGCGACAGGCGCGTGACTATATGCGTGTTTTTCTGTCGGGAGCAAGCGACGAAATGCCAGACAAGCAAGGGAGGGTATCTATTCCCACTCCATTGCGAACATATGCCGGGTTGGATCGCGAGGTCGCCGTCATTGGTGCGGGATCCCGGGTCGAGATCTGGGACGCAAGGACATGGGAGGACTACCTCGAAGAAAAGGAAGAAGGATACTCGCAAACAGCTGAACAAATATTCCCTGACCTCCAGTTTTGA